From Loxodonta africana isolate mLoxAfr1 chromosome 2, mLoxAfr1.hap2, whole genome shotgun sequence, the proteins below share one genomic window:
- the ZNF474 gene encoding LOW QUALITY PROTEIN: zinc finger protein 474 (The sequence of the model RefSeq protein was modified relative to this genomic sequence to represent the inferred CDS: substituted 1 base at 1 genomic stop codon) codes for MEKGKLQQTFHHCKEPTFINQAILSSNSHSSGLPGTESVNRTEKIKINTPKNRPGTVILSRWSSRRIMSESQFSPPVIPSRRPGFRVCYICGREFGSQSLAIHEPQCLEKWRIENSKLPKHLRRPEPSKPQPLSGSGSYNLQAANEAAFQSAQAQLLPCEYCGRTFLPDRLLVHQRSCKPKGEGLRAPNPNSCNDLASLKKAPTGIPARPRTLICYICGREFGTLSLPIHEPKCLEKWKIENDRLPRELRRPLPQKQEPLSTGQYSQEGQSQAQLVPCPNCSQTFAPDHLPVHQRSCKAQPSGPKGQNFTLGSKGGLNESTNSKQQRNMAAPTVSDKVIHATXDPLGGPGGTFCL; via the coding sequence ATGGAAAAGGGAAAATTGCAACAGACTTTTCACCATTGTAAAGAACCCACCTTTATTAACCAAGCCATCCTATCTAGCAATTCTCATTCTAGTGGTTTGCCAGGAACAGAGAGTGTCAATCGTActgaaaaaataaagataaacacTCCCAAAAATAGACCTGGAACTGTGATACTATCGAGATGGTCAAGTAGGAGAATTATGTCAGAAAGCCAGTTTAGTCCCCCTGTGATCCCGTCCCGCAGGCCTGGATTCAGGGTGTGCTATATCTGTGGCCGAGAGTTTGGCTCCCAGTCACTTGCCATTCATGAGCCCCAGTGCTTGGAGAAGTGGCGTATTGAAAACAGCAAGTTGCCCAAGCACCTGAGGAGGCCAGAACCCTCCAAGCCACAGCCTCTCAGTGGCAGTGGATCCTACAATCTTCAGGCAGCTAATGAGGCAGCGTTCCAGAGTGCCCAGGCTCAGCTGCTGCCCTGTGAATACTGTGGCCGTACGTTCTTGCCAGATCGTCTTCTAGTTCACCAGAGAAGCTGCAAGCCAAAGGGTGAGGGTCTCAGAGCACCAAACCCCAACAGCTGTAATGATCTTGCTAGCCTCAAGAAAGCACCTACTGGAATCCCAGCCAGGCCAAGGACTCTCATCTGCTACATCTGTGGCCGGGAATTTGGCACCTTGTCCCTTCCTATTCATGAGCCCAAATGCctggaaaaatggaaaatagaaaatgacCGGCTCCCCAGGGAGCTCCGCAGGCCACTCCCACAGAAGCAAGAGCCTCTTTCAACTGGACAGTACAGCCAAGAGGGGCAAAGTCAAGCTCAGCTTGTGCCCTGCCCAAATTGTAGCCAGACCTTTGCTCCAGATCATCTTCCAGTGCACCAGAGAAGTTGTAAAGCTCAACCTAGTGGGCCAAAAGGTCAGAATTTCACCTTGGGGAGCAAAGGTGGCTTAAATGAGTCCACTAACTCCAAACAGCAAAGGAACATGGCAGCACCCACTGTGTCTGATAAGGTAATTCATGCCACATAAGATCCACTAGGTGGACCAGGGGGCACATTTTGCCTCTAG